Proteins co-encoded in one Leucobacter exalbidus genomic window:
- a CDS encoding glycerophosphodiester phosphodiesterase family protein, which yields MNPQTMDRPGVWREYRALLSQGWGMVRAGGARLAGLILVSQALILVVALPVISWLFREALRAGGMHGLDMSSFSSATGIPFTLALIAVIVIVAFWLLSMQFTSVVVLLRWPHLTLREFAGELGRVARELLRPRSASLVLYLFLLVPFTGFGFVSAFTQGIALPPSFGAELTKSSTGIVVLAVFSLTLVVLNIRWALTVPIFVLTSGGRSARSSWRLTRGLRTQASLVCAVVTVLAVAAVAATALIFVAVLPTALTDAVAPAMSHVVAAYSLGVAQVAGFLLTGLVTAFIAAILMARVARSAAQLPTGVTLATREPQPLGHEAPRDAPAAALSPPPARATSPSPAGSRAINWGVAAGAIVMALILGSASMGTLAQLTEQPSTLVLGHRGFSEGGVENTIAGLEAAATAGADLVEMDVMQTRDGEFVAMHDATLDRLADRSDAVKDLTLDELTGITVHDMHGHQAPIPSFADYVTRALEIEMPLLIEIKLSGAETPDHVDRLVTELESLGALESNIYHSLDPASVARLKTLRPNLSVGYTMPVAGGGIPNTPADFIVVEQWTATQELQDEAWDAGLGFMAWTVNDEPGIREHLRRDSDGIVSDRPDLGLQARTEMQRETGLASLLFDTLSRFITVV from the coding sequence ATGAACCCCCAAACGATGGATCGGCCGGGCGTCTGGCGCGAGTATCGTGCTCTCCTATCTCAGGGTTGGGGCATGGTGCGCGCGGGCGGGGCGCGTCTCGCCGGGCTGATCTTGGTCTCGCAGGCCCTGATCTTGGTTGTTGCGCTGCCGGTCATCTCGTGGCTGTTTCGTGAGGCGCTGCGCGCCGGTGGCATGCACGGGCTCGACATGAGCAGTTTCAGTTCGGCCACCGGCATCCCCTTCACGCTCGCGTTGATCGCCGTCATTGTGATCGTCGCATTTTGGCTGCTGTCCATGCAGTTCACGTCGGTCGTGGTGTTGCTGCGCTGGCCCCACCTCACCCTGCGTGAGTTTGCTGGCGAGCTGGGTCGGGTGGCTCGCGAACTGCTGCGGCCGCGCTCGGCGTCACTCGTGCTGTACCTCTTCTTACTCGTACCCTTCACCGGTTTTGGGTTTGTCTCGGCGTTCACGCAGGGCATCGCGCTGCCGCCGTCGTTCGGTGCAGAGCTCACCAAGAGCTCCACCGGCATCGTCGTGCTCGCGGTGTTCTCCCTCACACTGGTGGTGCTTAATATTCGTTGGGCGCTCACTGTTCCCATCTTCGTGCTCACCTCTGGCGGCCGCTCGGCCAGGTCAAGTTGGCGGTTGACCCGTGGGCTGCGCACCCAGGCTTCACTCGTGTGCGCGGTGGTGACCGTGCTCGCGGTGGCCGCCGTGGCCGCGACGGCCCTCATATTTGTGGCGGTGCTGCCCACCGCGCTCACTGATGCGGTCGCGCCGGCAATGTCGCACGTGGTCGCCGCGTACTCCCTCGGGGTCGCGCAGGTCGCAGGTTTCCTGCTGACCGGATTGGTGACCGCATTCATCGCGGCAATTTTGATGGCCCGCGTGGCACGTTCGGCCGCCCAGCTGCCCACCGGGGTGACGTTGGCGACGCGTGAGCCCCAGCCGCTGGGGCACGAAGCACCCCGAGACGCACCCGCAGCAGCGCTCTCCCCTCCCCCTGCGCGCGCCACCTCACCGTCACCGGCTGGCAGCCGGGCGATCAACTGGGGTGTGGCGGCGGGAGCCATCGTCATGGCGCTCATCTTGGGGTCGGCGAGTATGGGCACCCTTGCTCAGCTCACAGAGCAGCCCAGCACCCTCGTGCTCGGGCATCGCGGGTTCAGTGAGGGCGGCGTCGAGAACACGATTGCGGGTCTCGAAGCCGCGGCCACGGCGGGCGCCGACCTGGTGGAAATGGACGTCATGCAGACGCGGGATGGTGAGTTTGTCGCGATGCACGATGCAACGCTTGACCGGCTCGCTGATCGCAGCGATGCGGTGAAAGATCTCACCCTTGATGAGCTCACCGGCATCACCGTGCACGATATGCATGGCCACCAGGCACCCATTCCCAGTTTCGCCGACTACGTCACCCGGGCGCTCGAAATCGAGATGCCACTGCTCATCGAGATCAAGCTCAGCGGCGCAGAGACCCCCGACCATGTCGACCGGCTCGTCACTGAGCTCGAATCGCTGGGCGCTCTCGAATCAAATATCTATCACTCGCTTGACCCTGCCAGCGTCGCTAGGTTAAAGACGCTGCGCCCCAACCTGTCGGTGGGCTACACCATGCCCGTGGCGGGCGGAGGTATTCCGAATACCCCAGCCGACTTCATCGTGGTTGAGCAGTGGACGGCCACTCAAGAGTTGCAGGATGAGGCGTGGGATGCCGGCCTCGGGTTCATGGCGTGGACGGTCAACGACGAACCGGGTATTCGCGAACATCTGCGCCGCGACAGCGACGGCATCGTCTCAGATCGCCCCGATCTCGGGCTGCAGGCGCGCACCGAGATGCAGCGGGAAACCGGCCTCGCGAGCCTGCTCTTTGACACGCTCAGCCGCTTCATCACGGTCGTATGA
- a CDS encoding oxygenase MpaB family protein has protein sequence MTHSGSGPAAGPAAISGAGATAAGSTSMGSGSSDASRADAGVDVGYFGPDSISWRLFSDPASKLGGVAALLLQSLNPMMMRVFEGSSSYATDVEGRGERTGRYIDTTVFGDRAHADAAGEAVQRLHAASTWVDPRTGEELRADNQEWLAWTHNCIVYGVLRAADAFGPLLTLAEQNRFIVEQHTAARLVGITEPSFLPGDRARLDAYIDDNKQWMALTLPAAEISRNLRKPALSGNPVKVWVGVNIQDGILSLLPDWALLLFGIDGRPMNLRAAAKVTRRFIAASRTGKTSQDLITEVTERVQTHPYSKLRRKR, from the coding sequence GTGACTCACAGCGGGTCAGGGCCAGCTGCAGGGCCAGCTGCCATTTCGGGCGCGGGCGCTACTGCTGCGGGCTCAACTTCCATGGGCTCCGGATCAAGCGACGCTTCCCGCGCTGATGCCGGCGTTGATGTCGGCTATTTCGGGCCCGACAGCATCAGCTGGCGCTTATTCTCAGACCCCGCCTCAAAACTGGGAGGGGTGGCGGCGCTGTTGTTACAGTCGCTGAACCCCATGATGATGCGCGTATTTGAGGGCAGCAGCAGTTACGCCACTGACGTTGAGGGTCGCGGCGAGCGCACCGGCCGATACATCGACACCACCGTGTTTGGTGATCGCGCCCACGCCGATGCTGCGGGCGAGGCCGTGCAGCGACTGCACGCCGCGAGCACCTGGGTGGATCCCCGCACCGGCGAAGAGCTGCGCGCCGATAACCAAGAGTGGCTCGCATGGACCCACAACTGCATCGTTTATGGCGTGCTGCGCGCGGCCGACGCTTTTGGCCCGTTGCTCACCCTCGCCGAGCAAAACAGGTTCATCGTTGAGCAGCACACGGCGGCCCGGCTCGTGGGCATCACCGAACCGTCGTTTCTGCCGGGTGACCGTGCGAGGCTCGACGCGTACATCGATGACAACAAACAGTGGATGGCACTGACACTGCCCGCGGCGGAGATCTCACGCAATCTGCGCAAACCCGCACTATCGGGCAACCCCGTCAAAGTGTGGGTCGGCGTCAACATTCAAGACGGCATTCTTTCACTGCTGCCCGACTGGGCGCTGCTGCTGTTTGGGATCGATGGTCGCCCCATGAACCTGCGCGCCGCGGCAAAGGTCACCCGCCGCTTCATCGCTGCCTCGCGCACGGGCAAGACATCGCAGGACCTCATTACCGAGGTCACCGAGCGGGTGCAGACGCACCCGTATAGCAAGCTGCGCCGCAAGCGATGA
- a CDS encoding bifunctional methylenetetrahydrofolate dehydrogenase/methenyltetrahydrofolate cyclohydrolase — translation MTDSQQTAQKLDGTAAAAAIKAELTERVAALAAQGVVPGLATVLVGADPGSQWYVAGKHRDCAEVGISSLKRELPETVTQEELEVVIAELNANPECTGYIVQLPLPKHIDTDRILECIDPNKDADGLHPTNLGRLVLNANTEITSPLPCTPRGVIELVERNGLSWAGKHVVVVGRGVTVGRPIGPLLTRREYNATVTLTHTGTKDLGAELRRADVIVAAAGVEGIVRAEDVKPGAIVLDVGVSRKTDPETGKSRVVGDVDPAVANVASWISPNPGGVGPMTRALLLKNVVEMAERAQA, via the coding sequence GTGACTGATTCTCAGCAGACCGCTCAGAAGCTTGATGGCACCGCCGCTGCGGCCGCCATCAAAGCTGAGCTCACCGAGCGTGTAGCCGCGCTCGCCGCGCAGGGCGTTGTGCCCGGGCTCGCCACTGTGCTCGTGGGCGCAGACCCCGGGTCGCAGTGGTACGTCGCGGGCAAGCACCGCGACTGCGCCGAGGTGGGTATTTCGTCGCTCAAGCGCGAGCTGCCCGAGACGGTCACCCAGGAGGAACTTGAGGTCGTCATTGCCGAGCTCAACGCGAACCCCGAGTGCACCGGTTACATCGTGCAGCTACCGCTGCCCAAACACATCGACACCGATCGCATTCTCGAGTGCATCGATCCCAATAAGGATGCCGATGGGCTGCACCCGACTAACCTCGGGCGCCTCGTGCTCAACGCCAACACCGAGATCACCTCGCCGCTGCCGTGCACGCCGCGCGGTGTGATCGAGCTCGTTGAGCGCAACGGTCTGTCGTGGGCTGGCAAGCACGTGGTCGTGGTGGGTCGCGGGGTAACCGTGGGCCGTCCGATCGGGCCGCTGCTCACGCGCCGCGAGTACAACGCAACCGTGACGCTCACCCACACGGGCACGAAGGATCTCGGCGCTGAACTGCGTCGGGCCGACGTGATCGTGGCCGCCGCTGGTGTCGAAGGCATCGTGCGGGCAGAAGACGTGAAGCCGGGCGCGATCGTGCTCGACGTGGGCGTCTCGCGCAAAACTGATCCCGAGACCGGCAAGAGCCGCGTCGTGGGTGACGTCGATCCCGCCGTCGCAAACGTCGCATCGTGGATCTCACCCAATCCGGGTGGGGTCGGTCCGATGACCCGCGCACTGCTGCTCAAGAACGTGGTTGAGATGGCTGAGCGCGCTCAGGCGTAA
- a CDS encoding VTT domain-containing protein has product MTAYAVISALPALLGIDWLDPETLLRAGGWAALILACAFVFLETGVLVLAFLPGDSLLFTVGLFTATGIIDVPIWITCVLLFCFAFAGDQLGFTIGRKLGPAIFKKEKSKFFNPENVERTHVFFEKHGPKAIIIARFLPVFRAFVPAAAGIGNMSRRHFAAYNAIGALLWAVGVTLLGFFLGQIEFVREYSEIFIIVLVLIPGVPILFELWRAFLSWRAKRKAEAAGMAGDVADAE; this is encoded by the coding sequence GTGACTGCATACGCTGTGATTTCTGCGCTCCCCGCCCTGCTCGGTATCGACTGGCTCGACCCCGAAACGCTGTTGAGGGCCGGTGGCTGGGCCGCACTGATCCTCGCGTGCGCGTTCGTGTTCCTTGAAACCGGCGTGCTCGTGCTCGCGTTCTTGCCCGGTGACTCCCTGCTGTTCACGGTGGGCCTGTTTACCGCGACCGGCATCATTGACGTGCCGATCTGGATCACCTGCGTGCTGCTGTTCTGCTTCGCCTTTGCCGGTGATCAGCTGGGCTTCACGATCGGGCGCAAGCTCGGCCCGGCCATCTTCAAAAAAGAGAAGAGCAAGTTCTTCAACCCCGAGAACGTTGAGCGCACGCACGTTTTCTTTGAAAAGCACGGCCCCAAGGCGATCATCATCGCCCGCTTCCTGCCCGTGTTTCGTGCCTTTGTGCCGGCCGCAGCCGGCATCGGCAACATGAGCCGCCGCCACTTTGCCGCTTACAACGCGATCGGTGCCCTGCTGTGGGCGGTCGGTGTCACCCTGCTGGGCTTCTTCCTCGGGCAGATCGAGTTTGTGCGCGAGTACAGCGAGATCTTCATTATCGTGCTCGTGCTGATCCCCGGTGTGCCGATCCTCTTCGAGCTGTGGCGTGCATTCCTCAGCTGGCGCGCGAAGCGCAAGGCCGAAGCTGCAGGCATGGCTGGAGACGTGGCCGACGCCGAATAA
- a CDS encoding cation:proton antiporter, which yields MNNTELTTLLVPLAAVIAPILAALISRVLVIPLVVFEIALGMAIGPSGLGWVSDSATLDVLSQFGLAALFFMAGNEIDPGILRGRAAGKALGWWGVSAVLALAAGFAIAGRLGEDTEAAIIIAVALTGTALGTIMPMLRDAGLTRTPLGQVISVTGAIGEFAPLVAISVFLSGRQPLAGTLVLVIFLALAAVAFWAARRGPHHWLKRMVSLTLHTSGQFAVRFVLLLLAALVSLAIALGVDFLLGAFTAGMLARAVLQGGDPEEMRVIEAKLDSVVFGFLVPIFFVSTGITFPLTALLGEPETLILLPLMAALMLVVRGVPGWFVAAKGTNASDRRTVALFSATTLPLVIAVTAIGTDHGILDETLAAAMVGAAMLTVMLLPMLALVGRSRGTSQAAAPEAPAGQPYTPSVHE from the coding sequence GTGAACAACACCGAGCTCACGACCCTGCTGGTGCCACTGGCGGCTGTCATCGCACCGATCCTTGCCGCGCTCATCAGCCGGGTGCTGGTGATTCCGCTCGTGGTCTTCGAGATCGCGCTCGGCATGGCCATCGGCCCCTCGGGGCTGGGCTGGGTATCTGACAGCGCCACCCTCGATGTGTTGTCACAGTTTGGCCTTGCCGCGCTGTTCTTCATGGCTGGCAACGAGATTGACCCCGGCATCTTGCGTGGCCGCGCGGCGGGTAAGGCCCTGGGCTGGTGGGGCGTTTCTGCGGTGCTCGCGCTGGCCGCCGGGTTCGCCATCGCCGGCAGGCTGGGCGAAGACACCGAGGCCGCCATCATCATCGCGGTCGCGCTCACGGGCACCGCGCTCGGCACCATCATGCCGATGCTGCGCGATGCGGGCCTAACCCGCACGCCGCTGGGCCAGGTCATCAGCGTCACCGGAGCGATCGGTGAATTCGCCCCGCTCGTTGCCATCTCGGTGTTTCTCAGCGGCAGGCAGCCCCTCGCGGGCACGCTCGTGCTCGTGATCTTTCTCGCCCTCGCTGCGGTGGCGTTCTGGGCCGCGCGCCGCGGCCCGCACCATTGGCTGAAGCGCATGGTGTCGCTGACGCTGCACACGAGTGGGCAGTTTGCGGTGCGGTTCGTGCTGCTTTTGTTGGCCGCGCTCGTTTCGCTCGCGATCGCCCTCGGAGTGGATTTCTTGCTCGGCGCCTTCACCGCCGGCATGCTGGCGCGCGCGGTGCTGCAGGGCGGAGACCCCGAGGAGATGCGGGTGATCGAGGCGAAGCTCGATTCGGTGGTCTTTGGGTTCTTGGTGCCCATTTTCTTTGTTTCTACGGGCATCACCTTTCCGCTCACCGCACTGCTGGGCGAGCCTGAAACGCTCATCTTGCTGCCCCTCATGGCGGCGCTGATGCTGGTGGTGCGCGGGGTGCCTGGCTGGTTTGTGGCCGCGAAGGGCACCAATGCGAGCGACCGTCGCACCGTCGCACTCTTTTCGGCGACCACACTCCCCCTCGTCATCGCGGTGACCGCGATTGGCACCGATCACGGCATTCTCGATGAGACCCTCGCCGCCGCGATGGTCGGGGCGGCGATGCTCACCGTCATGCTGCTGCCGATGCTCGCTCTGGTGGGGCGCTCGCGCGGCACATCACAGGCCGCGGCACCCGAGGCCCCGGCCGGGCAACCGTATACCCCGTCAGTGCACGAGTAG